One genomic segment of Coffea arabica cultivar ET-39 chromosome 6e, Coffea Arabica ET-39 HiFi, whole genome shotgun sequence includes these proteins:
- the LOC140009778 gene encoding uncharacterized protein yields MAESLSKGIVTSTNIMPMVMPQITNWKLNDTNYQQWSKAVKIYLTGLGKQRYLTDDSPTEDSKKLMWIQEDAQILGAIWNSMEPRIAYMCSHCETTKEVWDYVRLLYCSNLSRMFDISLEYFQLQQDNKTVTEYFADLKRVSEELNVVMPLSSDITVIQRQREQMLVLKFLAGLKPEFEPIKSQILAGEQLPSFAEAYARVLRSASKDNAQGDAT; encoded by the exons ATGGCTGAAAGTTTATCGAAAGGTATTGTGACGTCCACTAATATTATGCCAATGGTGATGCctcaaatcacaaattggaAGTTGAATGATACCAATTATCAACAGTGGTCAAAAGCTGTTAAGATTTATCTGACAGGCTTAGGAAAGCAACGTTATCTCACAGATGACTCTCCTACGGAGGATAGCAAGAAACTAATGTGGATTCAAGAGGATGCCCAAATTCTTGGAGCAATATGGAATTCTATGGAGCCACGAATTGCTTACATGTGTTCTCATTgtgaaacaacaaaagaagtttGGGATTATGTCCGGTTATTATATTGCAGTAATCTCTCACGGATGTTTGATATTTCTTTGGAGTATTTTCAGTTGCAACAAGATAACAAGACAGTAACTGAATACTTTGCTGATCTTAAGCGAGTCTCAGAGGAATTAAATGTTGTAATGCCTCTCTCAAGTGATATCACGGTTATACAGAGGCAAAGAGAACAAATGCTTGTGCTCAAATTCCTGGCTGGTCTCAAGCCAGAATTTGAACCaatcaaatctcaaattttagcaGGTGAACAACTACCATCCTTTGCAGAGGCGTATGCTCGGGTCTTACGTTCTGCATCTAAGGACAATGCACAGGGTGATG CAACTTAA